A genome region from Primulina eburnea isolate SZY01 chromosome 9, ASM2296580v1, whole genome shotgun sequence includes the following:
- the LOC140841012 gene encoding rust resistance kinase Lr10-like, which yields MPTFPVFIFLVSFFPFLGAGNDECLPTRCRKDGPKIQFPFRHKYLQPQHCGYSPGFDLYCDEEKKETVLELPFSAKVMVHEIDYVFQTVNIYDPERCLLQKILNLSASPFQFSNYYSLVDCILFNCSSPPSPFINNIPCYSDSKYQAFAVPIDSSIFQDSYSLISCTKLHKISSVPRQIIYEQDLTLNWSKPACGQCESQGKLCSFKNYTRGRQLRCVDKPYKKQDRSNTARLAGATLGSCLFALILAALYLLYSSTRADKKYQEKIEIFLEDYRALKPTRFSYTDVRKMTNEFSEKLGQGSYGIVYKGILSNDIYVAVKVLHNFQGNGEEFINEVATIGKIHHVNVVRLVGFCADGFKRALIYEFLPNESLERFIFRDGRKKNSLGPTRLQDIALGIAKGIEYLHEGCEKQILHFDIKPHNILLDHNFHPKICDFGLAKLCSKEQSAVSMTAARGTMGYIAPEMLSRTIGKVSYKSDVYSFGMMLLEMVGGRKNVDNSVNNSQVYFPQWIYNHLNQGDEILMHIEEEGDETKIARKLTIVGIWCIQWYPADRPSMKAVVQMLERDGDNLTVPPNPFPVTNDTNSATRVSGRRYQPELEIISETK from the exons ATGCCCACCTTCCCCGTCTTTATATTTTTGGTATCATTCTTTCCATTTTTGGGAGCTGGAAACGACGAATGTCTCCCTACCAGATGCAGGAAAGATGGCCCCAAAATTCAGTTTCCCTTCAGACACAAATATCTACAGCCACAACATTGTGGCTATAGCCCTGGTTTTGATTTATATTGCGACGAGGAGAAAAAGGAGACAGTGCTTGAACTGCCTTTCTCAGCAAAGGTTATGGTTCATGAAATTGATTATGTATTTCAAACAGTTAATATTTATGATCCAGAAAGATGTCTTCTTCAAAAGATACTAAATCTATCCGCCTCCCCATTCCAATTCTCGAATTACTACAGCTTAGTTGACTGTATACTGTTCAATTGTTCTTCTCCGCCTAGTCCTTTTATAAACAACATTCCTTGTTATAGTGATTCCAAATACCAAGCCTTCGCTGTTCCAATCGACTCTTCTATATTTCAGGATTCTTATTCATTGATTTCATGCACCAAGCTTCATAAAATTTCATCCGTTCCACGGCAAATAATATATGAACAAGACCTCACGTTGAATTGGTCTAAACCAGCATGTGGCCAGTGTGAATCTCAAGGAAAATTGTGCAGCTTCAAAAATTATACAAGAGGCCGTCAGCTTAGGTGTGTTGACAAACCATATAAAAAGCAAG ATCGATCAAACACAGCGAGGCTTgcag GTGCAACCTTGGGTTCCTGTCTTTTTGCGTTAATCCTAGCAGCTCTCTACCTTCTTTACAGCTCAACCAGAGCAGACAAAAAATATCAAGAGAAGATTGAAATTTTTTTGGAAGATTATAGAGCTCTTAAACCTACTAGATTCTCTTACACTGATGTAAGGAAGATGACCAATGAGTTTAGTGAAAAATTGGGTCAGGGAAGTTATGGTATTGTTTATAAAGGAATACTGTCCAATGACATTTATGTTGCAGTAAAGGTCCTCCATAACTTTCAAGGAAATGGTGAGGAATTCATAAATGAAGTTGCTACGATTGGAAAAATTCATCACGTCAATGTTGTCCGCCTGGTGGGCTTTTGTGCTGATGGATTTAAACGAGCTCTCATTTATGAATTTCTACCAAACGAATCACTTGAGAGGTTCATCTTTCGAGACGGCCGGAAGAAAAATTCCCTGGGTCCAACAAGGCTTCAAGATATAGCTCTAGGGATAGCCAAAGGGATCGAATATCTTCATGAGGGATGTGAGAAACAGATCCTCCACTTTGATATCAAGCCACATAATATCTTGTTAGACCATAATTTCCACCCAAAGATCTGTGATTTTGGCCTCGCTAAGCTGTGTTCCAAGGAACAAAGTGCCGTATCAATGACAGCTGCGAGGGGAACAATGGGATACATAGCACCTGAGATGTTGTCAAGGACAATTGGCAAAGTATCCTACAAGTCAGATGTTTATAGCTTTGGAATGATGTTGCTGGAAATGGTTGGAGGGAGGAAGAATGTAGATAATTCGGTAAATAATAGTCAAGTGTACTTTCCTCAATGGATTTATAATCATTTAAATCAAGGAGATGAAATATTAATGCATATCGAGGAAGAAGGTGATGAAACTAAGATAGCAAGGAAGCTTACAATCGTTGGAATCTGGTGTATTCAATGGTATCCAGCAGATCGTCCGTCCATGAAAGCAGTAGTGCAAATGCTGGAACGAGATGGAGACAATCTCACTGTGCCACCAAATCCATTTCCAGTCACAAACGACACAAACTCTGCTACGAGAGTATCCGGAAGACGTTATCAACCAGAGTTGGAAATCATATCAGAAACAAAGTGA
- the LOC140842104 gene encoding uncharacterized protein, translated as MNSSSGSSSLSDNEDDITNYLVNDAKAIDEEIQEAIVTHIHTRNMMMHTYINQHLNEGTRRGSIPGHVIIRRDREIADRNLFNDYFSENPRFHEGLFRRRFRMSRNLFLHIIDAVKNHDSYFIQQSDGLGRLGLSTNQKTTAAIRLLAYALPADAADEYIKIVESIAIKCLQHFCRAVVEVFANQYLRSPNANDVARLLHIGKQRSFPGMLGSLDCMHWKWKNCSTAWAGQYTGRSGSPTIILEAVADYDLWI; from the coding sequence ATGAATTCTTCTTCAGGTTCGTCTTCATTGTCTGATAATGAAGATGACATAACTAATTATTTGGTTAACGATGCTAAAGCCATTgatgaagaaattcaagaagcaATTGTTACTCATATTCATACACGGAATATGATGATGCACACCTATATCAATCAACACCTTAACGAAGGCACGAGAAGAGGATCAATTCCAGGTCATGTTATAATCCGACGCGATAGAGAAATTGCGGATCGTAATTTGTTCAACGACTATTTTTCTGAAAATCCAAGATTTCATGAAGGTTTGTTTCGACGCCGATTTCGAATGTCCCGTAATCTATTCCTTCATATCATCGATGCTGTCAAGAATCATGATAGCTACTTTATACAACAGAGTGATGGGTTGGGACGACTTGGGCTATCAACTAATCAAAAAACAACAGCTGCAATTCGTTTATTAGCATACGCCTTACCTGCAGATGCGGCCGATGAATACATCAAAATAGTAGAGTCAATTGCGATTAAATGCTTACAACACTTTTGCCGAGCAGTTGTTGAAGTTTTCGCAAACCAGTACTTACGATCTCCAAATGCCAATGACGTTGCTCGACTATTACATATTGGTAAACAACGGAGCTTCCCGGGAATGTTGGGAAGTCTCGATTGTATGCATTGGAAATGGAAAAATTGTTCTACTGCTTGGGCTGGACAATATACAGGCCGTAGCGGGTCTCCAACAATTATTTTAGAAGCAGTGGCCGATTATGATCTTTGGATATGA
- the LOC140841011 gene encoding probable inactive receptor kinase At4g23740 isoform X2: MDAKNIFLTILVYGTLHLLARSEPVEDKLALLDFVDNINPVRKLNWDERTSVCYNWTGITCNHDNSRVIGVRLPAIGFKGSIPLNTLGRLSGLQILSLKSNGISGTFPSDLLKLGNLTSLYLQFNNFKGPLPLDFKVWKNLSVLNLSSNAFNGSVPLSLLNLSHLEVLNLSNNSLSGDIPDLNIPTLQVLDLSYNNLTGAVPQSLKRFPSSAFLGNNISPEDPMPPAPTPTIPPKKHKSKLSEPAILGGSCALAFVLIALLLIVSLRKKQKNKSTTEASQKKEKIVSEHQGNGGRLTFFEGCNLAFDLEDLLRASAEVLGRGTFGTTYKAALEDATVVTVKRLKEVIVGKKDFEQHMEIVGSIRHENVAPLRAYYYSKDEKLVVYDYYNQGSVSALLHAKRGENRNPLDWETRLRIAIGAARGIAHIHSQTGGKLVHGNIKASNVFINSQQYGCVCYLGLATLMNPITPPSIRATGYRAPEVTNTRKVTQASDVYSFGVFILELLTGKSPVYSSGGEEVIHLVRWVHSVVREEWTGEVFDVDLLSYPNIEEEMVSMLQIGMSCVARMPEQRPKIEDVVKMVEEIRGVNTGNSPSGGTRSPGSTPSLTPHLAEIAPSN, from the exons ATGGACGCcaagaatatttttttaacaattttagtATATGGTACACTGCACTTGTTAGCAAGATCTGAACCTGTTGAAGATAAACTGGCGTTGCTGGATTTTGTCGATAACATTAATCCTGTTAGGAAGCTGAATTGGGATGAGAGAACTTCTGTATGCTATAACTGGACTGGAATAACTTGTAATCATGATAATTCGAGAGTTATAGGGGTTCGGCTACCGGCTATTGGATTCAAAGGCAGCATTCCTTTGAACACACTTGGCCGGCTGTCGGGCCTTCAGATCTTGAGTCTTAAATCAAATGGTATTAGTGGGACGTTTCCTTCTGATCTTCTGAAGCTCGGGAACTTGACGAGTCTTTATCTCcagttcaataattttaaagGTCCTCTGCCATTGGATTTTAAAGTTTGGAAGAACCTTTCGGTGTTGAATTTGTCTAGCAATGCTTTCAATGGGAGTGTTCCGTTGTCCCTTTTGAATTTGAGTCATTTGGAAGTGCTGAATCTTTCTAATAACTCTCTTTCTGGTGATATTCCTGATCTGAATATCCCGACTCTGCAAGTGTTGGATCTGTCCTATAATAATCTCACGGGAGCTGTACCTCAATCTCTCAAGAGATTTCCAAGTTCTGCTTTTCTTGGTAATAATATTTCACCAGAGGATCCAATGCCTCCGGCTCCCACACCGACAATTCCACcaaagaaacataaatcaaaacTTAGTGAACCGGCCATTTTGGGAGGCAGTTGTGCACTAGCATTTGTGTTAATTGCCTTGCTACTAATTGTTTCCCTcagaaagaaacaaaaaaataaatcgaCCACCGAGGCATCCcagaagaaagaaaaaattGTTTCCGAGCATCAAGGGAATGGTGGCCGGCTAACGTTTTTTGAGGGGTGCAATCTTGCATTTGACCTTGAAGATTTGTTGAGGGCTTCGGCCGAGGTTCTTGGGAGGGGAACATTTGGTACTACATATAAAGCAGCATTAGAGGATGCAACAGTTGTAACAGTAAAGAGATTAAAGGAGGTTATTGTTGGAAAAAAGGACTTCGAGCAACATATGGAGATTGTTGGAAGTATCAGGCATGAAAATGTAGCTCCGTTAAGGGCTTACTACTATTCCAAGGATGAAAAGCTTGTGGTATATGATTACTACAATCAGGGAAGCGTGTCGGCATTGCTACATG CAAAACGAGGTGAGAACCGGAACCCTTTGGATTGGGAAACTAGACTCAGGATAGCAATCGGTGCAGCAAGAGGCATAGCTCACATCCACTCACAAACCGGTGGGAAGCTCGTACATGGAAACATAAAGGCCTCGAATGTTTTCATCAACTCCCAACAGTATGGTTGTGTTTGCTATCTTGGTTTAGCCACATTAATGAATCCAATCACACCACCCTCAATACGGGCAACAGGTTATCGTGCCCCGGAAGTCACCAACACTCGGAAAGTCACACAGGCATCAGATGTCTATAGCTTCGGAGTTTTCATACTCGAGCTCCTTACTGGGAAATCCCCTGTATATTCCTCAGGAGGTGAAGAGGTAATTCACCTGGTCAGATGGGTTCATTCTGTGGTTCGTGAGGAATGGACCGGTGAAGTTTTTGATGTCGATCTCTTGAGCTATCCGAATATAGAGGAAGAAATGGTATCGATGCTGCAGATAGGCATGAGTTGTGTGGCAAGAATGCCTGAACAGAGGCCAAAGATCGAGGATGTGGTGAAAATGGTGGAGGAAATTAGAGGTGTTAATACAGGGAACAGCCCATCTGGTGGAACTAGATCTCCAGGTTCCACTCCATCTTTAACTCCACATTTGGCTGAGATTGCACCCTCAAATTAG
- the LOC140841016 gene encoding uncharacterized protein, producing the protein MEYDFKTRTYDSPTPSYIRPSSGPSSAAAAHPMYGQPASLYPKIGGGSSQSVSSHGGVPGRNPPFQNAPAPPTSSGIGIRVAIKPEYKITPPPPLLPQLGEIPRSNFHFDFEFERNVIAEAMKENPNWSRLGLENFTSKPTEAPSSHGLSADPIVSKYIAAGLSREAVPLAVANYGDNAAKVKEFTNGFTLLREMGFSSNNVAEALFMYDNDTDKALAHFLNNNTS; encoded by the exons ATGGAGTATGATTTCAAGACCCGAACATACGATTCGCCAACCCCGTCGTACATCAGGCCATCGTCCGGCCCATCATCGGCCGCCGCCGCTCATCCCATGTACGGTCAACCCGCGTCTCTATATCCCAAGATCGGCGGCGGCTCATCTCAATCTGTCTCCAGTCATGGAGGAGTACCGGGCCGGAACCCCCCGTTTCAGAACGCCCCAGCTCCTCCGACTAGCT CTGGAATAGGGATTAGGGTTGCTATAAAACCTGAGTATAAAATTACGCCGCCG CCTCCGTTGTTGCCTCAGCTTGGGGAGATCCCTCGAAGCAATTTCCACTTTGATTTCGAATTTGAGAGAAATGTTATAGCGGAAGCAATGAAGGAAAACCCTAATTGGAGCAGACTTGGGTTGGAAAATTTTACGAGCAAACCGACCGAAGCACCATCCTCACAT GGTTTATCTGCAGATCCCATAGTGAGCAAATATATAGCAGCGGGTCTTAGCAGAGAGGCTGTGCCCCTTGCAGTCGCAAATTACGGAGACAATGCTGCAAAG GTTAAGGAATTCACAAATGGATTCACTCTACTGCGAGAGATGGGATTCTCATCAAACAATGTCGCAGAAGCATTGTTCATGTATGACAACGACACGGACAAAGCATTGGCTCATTTCCTGAACAATAATACATCTTGA
- the LOC140842105 gene encoding uncharacterized protein codes for MDESSRKNYTIDEDKFLCHIYFDISQDPIIGINQSRGQLWSRVAEKYNKERISDLHPRPQRSIEKRIGSILTSVAHLRGCVRQIENLNPNGDKIHPTKKSKTRATYLDTSQSDTPLEESPQSGSPMFSTFPINLSDDNIGDSSERPIGVKKAKSKKKRDEDISQIQRTMEEQHRELLNVLKQGTAERQ; via the exons ATGGACGAAAGTTCAAGAAAGAACTACACTATTGATGAAGATAAGTTCTTATGTcatatttattttgatatttcGCAGGATCCTATAATAGGTATAAATCAATCGAGAGGTCAGCTTTGGTCTCGGGTTGCAGAGAAGTACAACAAAGAAAGAATAAGTGATTTACATCCTCGTCCTCAAAGATCAATTGAGAAACGCATTGGAAGCATACTCACTTCTGTTGCACATTTGAGAGGATGTGTTCGTCAAATTGAAAATCTCAATCCGAATG GAGACAAAATCCATCCAACCAAGAAATCTAAGACGCGTGCTACTTATCTAGATACATCACAATCTGATACTCCACTAGAAGAATCGCCCCAATCAGGTTCACCTATGTTCTCTACATTTCCTATAAATTTGAGTGATGACAATATCGGTGACAGTTCTGAAAGACCAATTGGAGTGAAAAAAGCCAAATCAAAAAAGAAAAGAGATGAAGACATATCTCAAATTCAACGTACAATGGAAGAACAACATCGTGAGTTATTGAATGTTTTGAAACAAGGAACTGccgaaagacaataa
- the LOC140841015 gene encoding heavy metal-associated isoprenylated plant protein 12-like, protein MSGIYDNWERLVEVVLRREQFRQLCLADSRSPSIQSTSSSNSHLGNEFEEHGEAIYKLVSLKVDVHSDKQKRKAMEKLVNINGVTTVSVDMEEKKFTVEGSMDPIELVAKLRKSWNAELISVERRYYRPSETTESSRSDKPYYVYLR, encoded by the exons ATGTCCGGGATCTACGATAACTGGGAGAGGCTGGTGGAGGTCGTGCTGCGTCGAGAGCAGTTCCGGCAGCTCTGCCTCGCCGACTCGCGATCACCGAGCATCCAATCCACTTCATCTTCTAATTCGCATCTGGGGAATGAGTTTGAGGAACATGGAGAAGCGATCTACAAACTAGTATCGCTGAAAGTAGATGTGCATAGCGACAAACAAAAGCGCAAGGCAATGGAGAAGCTTGTCAATATCAACG GGGTCACGACTGTTTCTGTGGACATGGAGGAGAAAAAGTTCACAGTGGAAGGGAGCATGGATCCAATTGAACTGGTCGCCAAGTTGAGAAAATCATGGAACGCAGAGTTGATATCCGTCGAACGAAGATATTACCGGCCAAGCGAAACGACCGAATCATCTCGTTCAGATAAACCATATTATGTTTACTTGCGATGA
- the LOC140841011 gene encoding probable inactive receptor kinase At4g23740 isoform X1 yields MDAKNIFLTILVYGTLHLLARSEPVEDKLALLDFVDNINPVRKLNWDERTSVCYNWTGITCNHDNSRVIGVRLPAIGFKGSIPLNTLGRLSGLQILSLKSNGISGTFPSDLLKLGNLTSLYLQFNNFKGPLPLDFKVWKNLSVLNLSSNAFNGSVPLSLLNLSHLEVLNLSNNSLSGDIPDLNIPTLQVLDLSYNNLTGAVPQSLKRFPSSAFLGNNISPEDPMPPAPTPTIPPKKHKSKLSEPAILGGSCALAFVLIALLLIVSLRKKQKNKSTTEASQKKEKIVSEHQGNGGRLTFFEGCNLAFDLEDLLRASAEVLGRGTFGTTYKAALEDATVVTVKRLKEVIVGKKDFEQHMEIVGSIRHENVAPLRAYYYSKDEKLVVYDYYNQGSVSALLHDMTFAAKRGENRNPLDWETRLRIAIGAARGIAHIHSQTGGKLVHGNIKASNVFINSQQYGCVCYLGLATLMNPITPPSIRATGYRAPEVTNTRKVTQASDVYSFGVFILELLTGKSPVYSSGGEEVIHLVRWVHSVVREEWTGEVFDVDLLSYPNIEEEMVSMLQIGMSCVARMPEQRPKIEDVVKMVEEIRGVNTGNSPSGGTRSPGSTPSLTPHLAEIAPSN; encoded by the exons ATGGACGCcaagaatatttttttaacaattttagtATATGGTACACTGCACTTGTTAGCAAGATCTGAACCTGTTGAAGATAAACTGGCGTTGCTGGATTTTGTCGATAACATTAATCCTGTTAGGAAGCTGAATTGGGATGAGAGAACTTCTGTATGCTATAACTGGACTGGAATAACTTGTAATCATGATAATTCGAGAGTTATAGGGGTTCGGCTACCGGCTATTGGATTCAAAGGCAGCATTCCTTTGAACACACTTGGCCGGCTGTCGGGCCTTCAGATCTTGAGTCTTAAATCAAATGGTATTAGTGGGACGTTTCCTTCTGATCTTCTGAAGCTCGGGAACTTGACGAGTCTTTATCTCcagttcaataattttaaagGTCCTCTGCCATTGGATTTTAAAGTTTGGAAGAACCTTTCGGTGTTGAATTTGTCTAGCAATGCTTTCAATGGGAGTGTTCCGTTGTCCCTTTTGAATTTGAGTCATTTGGAAGTGCTGAATCTTTCTAATAACTCTCTTTCTGGTGATATTCCTGATCTGAATATCCCGACTCTGCAAGTGTTGGATCTGTCCTATAATAATCTCACGGGAGCTGTACCTCAATCTCTCAAGAGATTTCCAAGTTCTGCTTTTCTTGGTAATAATATTTCACCAGAGGATCCAATGCCTCCGGCTCCCACACCGACAATTCCACcaaagaaacataaatcaaaacTTAGTGAACCGGCCATTTTGGGAGGCAGTTGTGCACTAGCATTTGTGTTAATTGCCTTGCTACTAATTGTTTCCCTcagaaagaaacaaaaaaataaatcgaCCACCGAGGCATCCcagaagaaagaaaaaattGTTTCCGAGCATCAAGGGAATGGTGGCCGGCTAACGTTTTTTGAGGGGTGCAATCTTGCATTTGACCTTGAAGATTTGTTGAGGGCTTCGGCCGAGGTTCTTGGGAGGGGAACATTTGGTACTACATATAAAGCAGCATTAGAGGATGCAACAGTTGTAACAGTAAAGAGATTAAAGGAGGTTATTGTTGGAAAAAAGGACTTCGAGCAACATATGGAGATTGTTGGAAGTATCAGGCATGAAAATGTAGCTCCGTTAAGGGCTTACTACTATTCCAAGGATGAAAAGCTTGTGGTATATGATTACTACAATCAGGGAAGCGTGTCGGCATTGCTACATG ATATGACTTTTGCAGCAAAACGAGGTGAGAACCGGAACCCTTTGGATTGGGAAACTAGACTCAGGATAGCAATCGGTGCAGCAAGAGGCATAGCTCACATCCACTCACAAACCGGTGGGAAGCTCGTACATGGAAACATAAAGGCCTCGAATGTTTTCATCAACTCCCAACAGTATGGTTGTGTTTGCTATCTTGGTTTAGCCACATTAATGAATCCAATCACACCACCCTCAATACGGGCAACAGGTTATCGTGCCCCGGAAGTCACCAACACTCGGAAAGTCACACAGGCATCAGATGTCTATAGCTTCGGAGTTTTCATACTCGAGCTCCTTACTGGGAAATCCCCTGTATATTCCTCAGGAGGTGAAGAGGTAATTCACCTGGTCAGATGGGTTCATTCTGTGGTTCGTGAGGAATGGACCGGTGAAGTTTTTGATGTCGATCTCTTGAGCTATCCGAATATAGAGGAAGAAATGGTATCGATGCTGCAGATAGGCATGAGTTGTGTGGCAAGAATGCCTGAACAGAGGCCAAAGATCGAGGATGTGGTGAAAATGGTGGAGGAAATTAGAGGTGTTAATACAGGGAACAGCCCATCTGGTGGAACTAGATCTCCAGGTTCCACTCCATCTTTAACTCCACATTTGGCTGAGATTGCACCCTCAAATTAG
- the LOC140841014 gene encoding rust resistance kinase Lr10-like, with translation MVRKNYLLLTCLILVHFIRTSYSAKQHHCMPSFCGDVHNISYPFRLKDDPKDCGDHHYEISCENNTTASIYLDSLEYHVRAINYQNSTIRVADASIKKNITCSFPLYSPNWHELTYSRFPYRIGMSWPITFITCPFALKDSIFTETEECVNRIRHTYVKVGHFNVSYLRDMCTINNVIMSSFPLKDENNISLAEIHDALLYGFELSWIPMPDDILVYLSGIIGFCVLFAMANVGLRFMIGVPFLLCLIVYKFRRRHLSMFELIEGFLQSHNNLMPIRYSYSEIKKMTRGFREKLGQGGYGSVYKGKLRSGNIVAVKVLSKPSTNGQDFMNEVATIGRIHHINVVKLVGYCAERSKCALVYDFMPNGSLEKYIFSKEKDCDLLTWDRKYGIAIGVARGIEYLHRGCDIQILHFDIKPHNILLDEQFIPKISDFGLAKFYSTDKNTVTLTAIRGTIGYVAPELIHRSIGGVSYKADVYSFGMLLIEMVGLRRDLGARDQTSSKYFPYWIYDCFNKGRDIEIGNVDENDNQIVRRMTIVALWCIQLSPGDRPSMSKVLEMLESADEFLQIPPQPSELRQQFAAVEDQTWETNSTDSIALLVDDLSRGQ, from the exons atggttCGTAAAAACTATCTTCTCTTGACATGTTTGATCCTGGTCCATTTCATTCGGACCTCGTACTCTGCAAAGCAACACCACTGTATGCCTTCTTTCTGTGGCGACGTTCATAATATCAGCTACCCTTTCCGATTGAAAGACGATCCAAAAGACTGCGGTGATCACCACTATGAAATATCCTGTGAAAACAATACTACAGCTTCGATATACCTAGATTCTCTCGAATACCACGTTCGAGCAATCAATTACCAAAACTCCACTATTCGTGTTGCTGATGCTTCTATAAAGAAGAACATCACTTGCTCTTTTCCTCTGTATTCCCCAAACTGGCACGAACTCACTTATTCTCGATTTCCATATCGTATCGGAATGTCATGGCCCATTACTTTTATCACCTGCCCATTTGCCTTGAAAGATTCTATCTTCACAGAAACAGAGGAGTGTGTCAACAGAATCAGACACACATATGTAAAAGTTGGTCACTTCAATGTATCATATTTAAGAGATATGTGTACGATAAACAACGTGATCATGTCATCATTCCCGTTGAAGgatgaaaataatatttctctTGCGGAAATCCACGACGCCCTGCTATATGGATTTGAGCTTTCATGGATTCCCATGC cGGATGATATATTGGTCTACTTAAGTG GTATCATAGGTTTCTGTG TTTTGTTTGCAATGGCAAATGTTGGATTGAGGTTCATGATTGGAGTGCCATTCTTGCTCTGTCTGATAGTCTACAAATTTAGAAGGCGTCATTTGTCGATGTTTGAACTAATAGAAGGATTCCTGCAAAGTCACAACAATCTCATGCCGATCAGGTACTCCTACTCCGAGATAAAGAAGATGACTAGAGGATTTCGAGAAAAACTGGGGCAAGGAGGGTATGGTTCAGTCTACAAAGGAAAGCTTAGAAGTGGCAATATAGTCGCGGTAAAAGTACTTAGCAAGCCTAGCACGAATGGACAAGACTTCATGAATGAAGTCGCAACCATTGGAAGGATTCATCATATAAATGTGGTTAAACTCGTTGGATATTGCGCAGAAAGATCAAAGTGTGCTCTTGTATACGACTTCATGCCTAATGGTTCACTCGAGAAATATATCTTTAGTAAGGAAAAAGACTGTGATTTATTAACATGGGATAGGAAGTATGGGATTGCAATTGGAGTGGCGCGAGGGATTGAGTATTTGCACCGAGGCTGTGACATACAGATCCTGCATTTTGACATTAAACCTCATAATATACTGTTGGATGAACAATTTATCCCGAAAATCTCTGATTTCGGGCTTGCCAAATTTTACTCCACTGATAAAAATACGGTGACACTCACTGCCATCCGGGGAACGATAGGATATGTGGCTCCGGAATTGATCCATAGAAGCATTGGTGGAGTCTCTTACAAAGCTGATGTCTATAGCTTTGGAATGCTGCTAATAGAAATGGTCGGCCTGAGAAGAGACTTGGGAGCGAGGGATCAAACTTCCAGCAAGTATTTTCCATACTGGATTTATGATTGTTTCAACAAAGGTCGAGATATCGAGATTGGAAATGTTGATGAAAACGACAATCAAATCGTGAGGAGGATGACAATAGTCGCCCTGTGGTGCATCCAACTGAGTCCAGGTGATCGTCCCTCGATGAGCAAAGTGCTAGAAATGCTCGAAAGTGCAGATGAATTCCTACAGATACCACCTCAGCCGTCTGAATTACGTCAACAATTTGCAGCAGTTGAGGACCAAACTTGGGAAACAAATTCAACTGATTCAATAGCCCTGCTAGTT
- the LOC140842103 gene encoding uncharacterized protein: MPGSNNDINVLEASTLFTNLAQGIAPPAHYTICGKEYHTDYYLADGIYPKWATIVQTIRDPLGPKKKYFAMKQESCRKDVERAFGVLQSRFAIVAAPARSWRKNDLHYIMKACTIMHNMIIEDERDLSAPIQDAMEALVPNIEMMVNDENTRFQEFLARYKKNEK; the protein is encoded by the coding sequence ATGCCTGGTTCTAATAATGACATAAATGTTTTGGAGGCATCCACCTTGTTTACCAATTTGGCTCAAGGCATTGCTCCTCCTGCACATTACACTATTTGTGGAAAAGAATATCATACTGACTATTACTTAGCCGATGGTATCTACCCAAAATGGGCAACCATTGTGCAAACTATCCGCGACCCACTTGGGCcgaaaaagaaatattttgctATGAAACAAGAGTCATGTAGAAAAGATGTGGAGCGTGCATTTGGTGTTCTTCAATCTCGATTTGCGATTGTGGCAGCTCCAGCACGGTCTTGGCGTAAAAATGATTTACATTACATTATGAAAGCTTGCACTATCATGCACAACATGATTATTGAAGATGAACGTGACCTTAGTGCACCAATTCAAGATGCAATGGAAGCACTTGTTCCAAACATTGAAATGATGGTCAATGACGAAAATACAAGATTTCAAGAATTTCTCGCTcgttataaaaaaaatgaaaaatag